The following nucleotide sequence is from Peribacillus sp. ACCC06369.
AACTTACAGTTTTATCTCCGAAAATTGGAATATATCGACCAAACTTACAGTTTTATCTCCGAAAATTGGAATATATCGACCAAACTTACAGTTTTATCTCCGAAAATTGGAATATATCGACCAAACTTACAGTTACCTTTTGAATCCGTTCCAAAGAATAATTCAAGTCAATATAACAGTCTCCATAAATAGAAGGTCGCATATGATTCCCAACCGGTCCACGCTTCCGATAGTTTCAGGATTTCCGCTTTCGTTGGTTTTGCTTCCGTTTCCATGACCAGCTTCATGGAATTATGGAGCCCGACGTCATCGATTGGAAAAGCTGCTGGAAAACGTAGACACCTCATCAGTACATAATTGGCTGTCCACGGACCTATTCCGCGTATTTTGGTCAGCATTTTTTCGGCAACTTTTACATCCTTTGCATTCAACAGCTTTTCTTTTGTAAGTTCACCGCGTACCATTAATTGTGCCACGTCAATTAAATATTCGCATTTCTTTACGGTCATTCTCATTTCCAAAAAATCTTCTACCGTTAAATTCGCAATCACATCAGGCGTCGGGAACAGCCAAAATCGTTTTCCTTCATATTCAACGGATGTCCCGAATTTCTCTACCAATCTCCGTTTCAAGGTATAGGCATAAGTCAAATTGATCTGCTGTCCAAGTATTCCCCAGGCAATGGCTTCAAATAAATCCGGAATGCCCATATTTCTTAAACCGAAGAATTTGTTTACCGGCTTTTGCAGTAAAGGGTCATTTTTGGCAAGCTCATAAAAAGGAAGCAGATTCGTTTCAAGATCGAACCAATGACGAATATATTGGGAAACAGTATCTTTTACATGTTTTTTCACCGGTGCAGTTCGTCCTGGAAATCGAACGGTCAGCTCCGTTTCGTTCATTGAACTGATTTCGACTAGAAGTGTCTCGTTATCGACAACAAGAGCACGATAAATCTTTTGATCAACAATTTCGAACATGCATTCATTTGAGGATCTTGATAAGTATTTAAGATTTTCCGCAAAACCAAACTCTTTTGGTGCACGAATTCTCAATTCAGTCATGCCTTCATCATTTGATAATGTCTCTTTCATTCTGCTCCTCCTTTAGCTTTATTCTAATAAAAAAATGAGTACGTTATCTTGCTCTTTCTTTCAAGCTTAGTGATGTTCCGGAAATTTCATCCAACCCCCTTATTTTAACAGAATGGCTCTAAAATGATTAATTACGTTATCTTGCTTTTATATTATCAAAATGTTTGTATATGAACCCTTTCTTGTATACTAAAAAGAGAGGTGAGTGTGATGAATCCGAAAAAGGCAGATATCCCGAATGATTATTGGAAAGCCATTATGGATTGTGATGCCGCATATGATGATCAATTTTTATACGGAGTAAAAACGACCGGCATCTTTTGCAGGCCTTCCTGTAAATCCAGGGTGCCGAATAAGGAAAACGTGAAGATTTTCAAAAATGCCATGATGGCTTTAGAGGATGATTTCCGGCCTTGTAAACGTTGTAAACCCGAAGGACTGAACTTGCCGACAGAAGAATGGGTTGAACAAATAGCCGAATGGATCGACACCCATTACAGCGAACCCCTCACATTGAATAGATTGGCGGATATTTCCCACGGCAGCCCCTATCATTTGCAAAGATCATTTAAGCGTGTGAAGGGGATATCGCCCACAGAATACATTCAACGGCTTCGCCTTGAAAAAGCAACGAGGCTCCTAGAAAACTCCGAACAGCCGATAAATGAAATAGGCTTGGCTGTCGGTTTCTCAAGCACACCCTATTTCATAACGCTATTCAAAAGGAGAATGGGGAATACACCTTCAGGATATCGGAAAGCTTATCACCAAAACTAAAGCCAAGGAGCGTGAACCAGATGAAGAATGTTAAACAACAAACCATTGACTGGGCCATATTACATTATGATACGTGGCAATTATATATCGCAAAGACGGAAAAAGGACTGTGCTATGTAGGCTCTCCGGGTCAATCGCATGAAGAACTGAAGTCTTGGATACAAAAACGCTTTCCAATGGCGAGCCTTGTTGAAAATGAAAAAGCACTAACACCCTATCTAAAAGAACTCCAAGAATATTTCGAAGGGAGCAGGCAGACTTTCTCTCTTCCCGCAGATGTAACAGGTACTCCCTTTCAACAAGAAATTTGGGCAGCATTGAATCAAATACCTTATGGAAAAACCTGTTCCTATTCCGATATTGCCCAAATCATCCAAAGACCTGCAGCTGTTCGGGCGGTCGGAACGGCCATTGGTGCCAATCCTGTTCTGATCACGGTGCCATGTCATCGGGTAATCGGAAAAAACGGGGCCATTACCGGTTACCGGGGAGGTACGGAGATGAAACAATATCTACTTCAATTGGAAGCACAACATCGTGAGGATGAATGAGGGGTGAGTTCAATCTGACCGAAAAAAAAGCATCCGGTCATGCGGATGCTTGCAAACTGCTTTTGACGTTCTCCAAGTTTTTCTAGTACCAAATGGTCACCGCTTTTTTATATGCATCACTATTAGGGATCGCATGTATCCCTTGCGCCTGTGCTTTGCGCGGGTCATAATCATATACCATTGGTGTATAGCACGAGGTCTGCCCTTTATTCACAACACCATTTCCCCCGGAACTGGCGCATGTATAGGCTTTACCATCAGTACTTCGGACGATCCTGGCATCCGCTTCATGGTTGTATACAGCGGGGCGTGTTACGGTCACTTTTGCCCAGGCGGTTTTACAGACAGTGCTGAATTTCAATTCTACGTACGAATTGGAATCGATCCATTTTTTATCCTTCGTTACCGCCGTACTTGCACAACTATTATAGTTAGGGCTTTTACCATCATAGGTGTGTGTTTCTGCCAGTGCCTGATCATTTCCAAATCCAAAATCAACAATGAACATCGACAGTGTCATCACTATCGATAAACCTATCATTTTAAGCTTTTTATTCAAATCATTCATCCTTTCGTTGCATAAAAGTAGATGAAGGCATTTCCTTTTTCATTAATACCAGCCGGTTTCACCTGCTGTATATGGCCAAAACGCGACCGCTTTTGCTTTCCGCGGATCTAAATCATATACCATTGGTGTATAGCACGTCGTTTGACCTTTATTTATTTCACCATTTCCTCCAGGAGATGCACAGCTAAATTGTTTATTATCAGTATTTCGAACAACCAATGCCGTTGCCTCCCCATCTGTTTTAGCCGGTCTGCTTAGAGTGATCTTTGCCCAAGCCGTTTTGCAAGTTGTGCTGAATTTCAACTCCAAATTGGCAGAACCTCCGTTGGCATAAATTTTCACGGACTTCTTCGTGACTGCGCTATTCGCACAACTATTGTAGTAAGGACTTTTTCCATCATAGGTGTGTGTTTCTGCTGATGCTTTGCTGGTAAATGAATCAAGGGAGCCAAAAAGGACTAAAAAAGCTACAAGAAATGAAATGCATAAAACCATTTTTTTCATTGTTTCACTCATCCCCTTAACAAAATTTATACACTGTTCATCTTACAATTTTGTAATATTCTTACAAGTGATAAATTCCCTAGATTATGAAAAACTACAGAAACCTCCTTAAACTTGCATCACGCTAGCACCCTTACAGTCTGGTATGTCTCGCTTTATCATTTAAATAACCGGATGGACAAAGTCATTATCCCTATGAGAAATTCAGGGAAATGAGAGATGAACTAAGGACATATGCGTATCACGTTGGGACAATACGAGCCAATAGGCTACCGTTGACCGGGAATGGTCACAGGCCGATATACATAATGTTTTTAACGGGATTCGATTTAGAAAAGCGAAAAACCCCAACAAAACAAGAATCGTTTCGTTGGGGCAATATTTTATCATTTAGCGGCGCCAGCACCTGGCTCCACCGATAAGTTTTCCCTGATCAATCTGATGATGCTTTCATAATAGGAAATCTCATGCGGCACGAACTCATCTCGCCCGACAAATCGATCGATTATCATCCTGCGGCCTTCTTGATTCATTTCAAATCCCTTAATGTTCACTTTTTCCTTCGCATCTGTCCAAAGCCCTTCAAAGTCATTCAGTACAACCTTCACCATCCCGGAAACCTCTTCTGGCTGCAAGGTGAAATCATCGAAGCTATGTGTACTTTCATATAGAAAGACGTTAGCCAGTTCTTTATCGATGAAATCTTCCTTCGTTTGATGGTATTCGATAATCCCTAACGGAACCAATTCGTTAAAGGAAATTTCAATGCCTATTTCTTCTTTTATTTCCCTTACTCCGTCATATACCGTTTCATGAGCCAGTAAATGCCCGGCAGCCGTAATATCCAATAGATTCGGATAATCTTTTTTCAGCGCACAGCGATGTTGAAGATATAGGTAATCCACCCCGGCTTCCCTACTAACGAACCAACACTGGAAAACCTCATGCCAATGTCCCATTCTATGTACTTCCTCACGCGTAGCCACGCCGATTTGAATGCGATTGGAATCGAATATTTTCAACATCTCAGTTTCCATGGAGCTTCACTCCTAGCCCTTTTTTATAAAAAACAGCTTAACTAGCTGCGTTTCTTCACCCTTTTTCTTTTCTCCAATTTTTCGGGTTTAAATAACCTTTATATTTAGCAGCCACTTCTTTCCCAACCAAAAGTGCACCTGCCCAGAACATGACTTCCGCAAAGACGATCGCACCTGTTATGACCCCCGCTTTAACAGCAGTCGAAAAAGGCGTAAAAGGTGCTATTACAGGAATGATCCAAGTGAGAAGGGAAATGATCAGGCAACCCATCCCTACTTTGTAAAACCTCGATTTCGTTACTTCCTTACTTTTTTTATCCAATTAAATAACCTCCGTCATGATGATATTCATTTGATTATTCTGCAAAACTTTCGACTTTCTAATCTACCATCTTGAATATATTCTTTTTTTATACGTTTGAATGTTGATTTTGTTTCATAAATATGAGAAATAAAGAAATCCAGTTGAGGAAAGTTTGGGAAAACCGAAGCAGTTATTTAATAAGGTATCCGGTTATAATAACGGTGAGTGGAGAAACTCATTGTATTCATTAGGATTGACTTTACTATTCTTAATGGATTTAATAATCTTATACATACTATTCTTTATAACACTTGCATGCCGGGAAAGGAAAATCCAATGTATATTGAATTCATTGCCACAACCATAGAAGATGCACTTTTAATCGAAAAATCGGGAGCAGACCGAATCGAGCTTGTCAGTGCTTTAGCCGAGGGGGGATTAACTCCAAGCCACGCCCTGATAGAAGCTGTCGTCAGCTCAGTAAAGATACCAGTCAACGTGATGGTAAGGCCTCATAGCCAGTCATTTTGTTATACTGAAAATGATTTGGGAATTATGAAAAAAGATATCCAAATCATTCGATCACTGGGAGCGAACGGGGTCGTATTGGGTGCATTAAATGAAAAAAATGAAATCAATCGACCATACCTCGAAGAGCTATTGACGGAATGTGAAGGTTTGGAGATTACGTTCCACCGAGCCATCGATGATACGTACGACCCAGTCCGTTCAGCTGAAATGCTAGCTCAATATCCAGAAATCACAACGATTTTGACCTCTGGTGGACACGGGGATTTCCCCAGCCGCATGAAAACCATTCAACAAATGAAAAGAGCCTGCGGCGACATAGCGATATTGGTGGGAAGCGGCTTAAACAAGGATAATATCCTTTCCATCGATTCCGAACTGCATACCGGTTACTATCATTTCGGTACGGCTGTTCGAAAAAATAACAGTATCATTGAAGGCGTTCAATTAGAAAAAGCTAGTGAAATCGTAAACATGCTGAAGAAATAATGTCGGAAAGGGACCGCTACTTTGGTCCCTTTTATGATGCAGATCTCTTTTTCTGTAAAAAGACTGAGTCCCAAAACCAAAAAATCAGGGCCGCGGATAGACTCATTGCATAGTAATCCTTTGTAGTTAAAACTTCCATGCTGAAGTCAAAGTTTAACACCGAACTATAAATGAATACAGCCACCAAAGAGAAAAAAACATAAAGGTATAAATAAACTAAATTGAATTTATTAGGATACTTATTGAAAAGGACCTGTACCGGAACAGCAAAAAATAAATAAGGGATAACCACATAAAAAGAAAACACGATAATGCCAGGCAGCCCCCAATTAGAACCCTCGCTAAAAATAACCAACACCGTAGAAAGCGATAGACAGGAAGAGACTAGACTAAAAAAATAATAAGGAATCACATCGCTAAGCTCCGATACCTTTACACTCAATTTCCAAGTTTCCATTTAAACCAGCACCTCGCTATAATGCAGACGGACCGCACAGCCTTCAATAATATAATGGGAATTTTTACATAA
It contains:
- a CDS encoding DNA-3-methyladenine glycosylase encodes the protein MKETLSNDEGMTELRIRAPKEFGFAENLKYLSRSSNECMFEIVDQKIYRALVVDNETLLVEISSMNETELTVRFPGRTAPVKKHVKDTVSQYIRHWFDLETNLLPFYELAKNDPLLQKPVNKFFGLRNMGIPDLFEAIAWGILGQQINLTYAYTLKRRLVEKFGTSVEYEGKRFWLFPTPDVIANLTVEDFLEMRMTVKKCEYLIDVAQLMVRGELTKEKLLNAKDVKVAEKMLTKIRGIGPWTANYVLMRCLRFPAAFPIDDVGLHNSMKLVMETEAKPTKAEILKLSEAWTGWESYATFYLWRLLY
- a CDS encoding bifunctional transcriptional activator/DNA repair enzyme AdaA — translated: MNPKKADIPNDYWKAIMDCDAAYDDQFLYGVKTTGIFCRPSCKSRVPNKENVKIFKNAMMALEDDFRPCKRCKPEGLNLPTEEWVEQIAEWIDTHYSEPLTLNRLADISHGSPYHLQRSFKRVKGISPTEYIQRLRLEKATRLLENSEQPINEIGLAVGFSSTPYFITLFKRRMGNTPSGYRKAYHQN
- a CDS encoding methylated-DNA--[protein]-cysteine S-methyltransferase, which encodes MKNVKQQTIDWAILHYDTWQLYIAKTEKGLCYVGSPGQSHEELKSWIQKRFPMASLVENEKALTPYLKELQEYFEGSRQTFSLPADVTGTPFQQEIWAALNQIPYGKTCSYSDIAQIIQRPAAVRAVGTAIGANPVLITVPCHRVIGKNGAITGYRGGTEMKQYLLQLEAQHREDE
- a CDS encoding DUF2690 domain-containing protein; amino-acid sequence: MIGLSIVMTLSMFIVDFGFGNDQALAETHTYDGKSPNYNSCASTAVTKDKKWIDSNSYVELKFSTVCKTAWAKVTVTRPAVYNHEADARIVRSTDGKAYTCASSGGNGVVNKGQTSCYTPMVYDYDPRKAQAQGIHAIPNSDAYKKAVTIWY
- a CDS encoding YjfA family protein: MKKMVLCISFLVAFLVLFGSLDSFTSKASAETHTYDGKSPYYNSCANSAVTKKSVKIYANGGSANLELKFSTTCKTAWAKITLSRPAKTDGEATALVVRNTDNKQFSCASPGGNGEINKGQTTCYTPMVYDLDPRKAKAVAFWPYTAGETGWY
- a CDS encoding NUDIX domain-containing protein, which encodes METEMLKIFDSNRIQIGVATREEVHRMGHWHEVFQCWFVSREAGVDYLYLQHRCALKKDYPNLLDITAAGHLLAHETVYDGVREIKEEIGIEISFNELVPLGIIEYHQTKEDFIDKELANVFLYESTHSFDDFTLQPEEVSGMVKVVLNDFEGLWTDAKEKVNIKGFEMNQEGRRMIIDRFVGRDEFVPHEISYYESIIRLIRENLSVEPGAGAAK
- a CDS encoding transporter suffix domain-containing protein, with translation MGCLIISLLTWIIPVIAPFTPFSTAVKAGVITGAIVFAEVMFWAGALLVGKEVAAKYKGYLNPKNWRKEKG
- a CDS encoding copper homeostasis protein CutC; its protein translation is MYIEFIATTIEDALLIEKSGADRIELVSALAEGGLTPSHALIEAVVSSVKIPVNVMVRPHSQSFCYTENDLGIMKKDIQIIRSLGANGVVLGALNEKNEINRPYLEELLTECEGLEITFHRAIDDTYDPVRSAEMLAQYPEITTILTSGGHGDFPSRMKTIQQMKRACGDIAILVGSGLNKDNILSIDSELHTGYYHFGTAVRKNNSIIEGVQLEKASEIVNMLKK
- a CDS encoding UPF0715 family protein codes for the protein METWKLSVKVSELSDVIPYYFFSLVSSCLSLSTVLVIFSEGSNWGLPGIIVFSFYVVIPYLFFAVPVQVLFNKYPNKFNLVYLYLYVFFSLVAVFIYSSVLNFDFSMEVLTTKDYYAMSLSAALIFWFWDSVFLQKKRSAS